TATCTGCGGCAGTCGCGCGATGTAATTTTTCAAGATTATAGCATGGCACCCCAGCGAACATATGGTGCTCAAGATGCCAGTTCATATGCCAATATAAAAATTCAGACAGCGGATCCAATGTTATTGTCCGGACGCATTTACGAAAATCGGTTTCATCATGCTTCAGACCACAATGCATTGTTACGCCAACAAAATATCGGTGTGCATTCGCGATAAATACCGAACCAGAAATCAAAACCGCAAGAATAGGATGACCAATAGCAACCGCACCTCCGATCACACAAGTATGAAAGAGAAGAACAATTCGTGCCCAGTTTTTGGCTTTGGCACGATGCTCGTCACATCCTTCATATAATTCGCCCCCCCAAAAATTATAGGGATTATCAAAACGATTTGAGGCAATTTGGATAAAATTGACTAGCGTTGGCAAGATCGCTTTAGACTGATAACCACCAGTAATATTGACAGTGAAAAGTTGCACTAAATACCAGATACGTAAGGATGGTGCAGCAGGCATTACTTCTTCACGATCACCTTCAATATGCAAGGTATAGCGATGGTGATAATTATGGCTGAACTGATAAACACGAAAATTCTGCCAGCTCAGAAGCGCAAATACATACAAAAAGAAATCATTCAGCCATTTGGTTTTGAATACGGTCTTATGGCATAACTCGTGATGCGGTGCGGTGAAAAATGATGCTACAGTGCCTTGAAGAAACAAGGCAGCAAAAAAGGCAAGCCATATTTCCTGAACGAACATATAGAACGCAAAGGTACCTGTAGCCCCCCATAAAGCCAGATGCCCGATTGCATGATATAAGCCCTTGATATCATCTGGCTTCATCAAGTCGCGCAGCAGCACTTTGTCCACTGGGCATCTATACCAGCGAATATTCAAACTTTTACTGGTATTTATCATCGGTTCGAACGTATTGTCCGCTACTCTTTTGGAATTGAGACTCATCGCCTAACCCTCACAAACTATGCTGTTACGCAGGATAATCGCGCAAGAAAACCCATTTTTGCGCATCCGATTGATCTGGCTGATAGCTATAACCACCGCTATTAAAATCACGTAAATCATCCGACTGTGTCAACCGATTCTGAATGATGTAGCGCGCCATTGCCCCACGCGCCTTTTTTGCAAAAAAGCTGACGATTTTAGCTTTGCCCGCCTTATATTCCATAAATACAGGCGTAATGACTTGTGACGTAAGAGCAGACAGATCGACAGCACCAAAATACTCTTGTGATGCACAATTAACCAAAATCTGGGATTTGGTCGCGGAGGCTTGTTCATTCAAGGCTTCGGATATCTGGTGTCCCCAATAGTCATATAGCGAAGAACCACGAGAGGTTCTCAACCGGCTTCCCATTTCGAGTCGATAAGGCTCGATCGCATCCAAAGGGCGCAAAATGCCATATAGGCCAGATAATATACGCAAATGATTCTGTGCCCACGCCATCTCGTCAGCATCAAGCGATGCTGCCTCTAGCCCCTGATACGTATCACCGGCAAAAGCCAAAGCGGCAGGTTTCCTGTCTTGGCTTCCAAAAGCAGCAAAGCGATCAGCGTTCAATTGCGCTAGGTTCATGCTTAGTCCCATCAGGCTTTGCAGATCTTGCAAGCTTAGCTCACGAGCGATAGCGGCTAGCTCATCTGCATGACGGGCAAAAACTGGTTCGCTGGGCAACACGCCATCCGCAGGTTGCATATCTAATTTTTTAGCCGGCGAAACCACAACAAGCATTGCACTATCCTCTCAATATTATGCTAAATTAACGTGCTATTAACTAAACGTCCAGAATTGCATCAGCAATATTTAATAAAACGGATTTGTAGATTAGCATCAATATCTATTAACAATAAACATTCAGTTGGGTTTGCCCATGATCGGGTTTATCATTATCAGATTGAGTGACTTCAACGCATACTTCAAAAGTCGAGGATAGCTATGACCGAAACCAATATATCAGCACTGGACATGCGCGGAAAAAACCTTCGGATCAATAGTGACCGTCTTTGGGATTCGTTGATGGACATGGCCAAGATTGGCCCAGGTGTTGCCGGTGGTAATAATCGCCAGACACTGACCGATGAAGATGCTGAGGGTCGCCGTGTGTTTCAGCAATGGTGCGAAGCTGAAGGCATGACCATGGGGCTGGATAAATTGGGAAATATGTTCGCCCATCGTGACGGTACTGACCCAACATTACCGCCTGTAATGATTGGTAGCCATCTCGACACCCAACCCACCGGCGGTAAATATGACGGTGTTCTTGGTGTCCTCGCCGGATTGG
This window of the Candidatus Puniceispirillum marinum IMCC1322 genome carries:
- a CDS encoding fatty acid desaturase → MDKVLLRDLMKPDDIKGLYHAIGHLALWGATGTFAFYMFVQEIWLAFFAALFLQGTVASFFTAPHHELCHKTVFKTKWLNDFFLYVFALLSWQNFRVYQFSHNYHHRYTLHIEGDREEVMPAAPSLRIWYLVQLFTVNITGGYQSKAILPTLVNFIQIASNRFDNPYNFWGGELYEGCDEHRAKAKNWARIVLLFHTCVIGGAVAIGHPILAVLISGSVFIANAHRYFVGVTMHCGLKHDETDFRKCVRTITLDPLSEFLYWHMNWHLEHHMFAGVPCYNLEKLHRATAADMPKPRTLWGAWREMRETWHRQKTDPDYAFDTFVPSPAVNPIKQEANLEASVGDIDQRATS
- the yaaA gene encoding peroxide stress protein YaaA yields the protein MLVVVSPAKKLDMQPADGVLPSEPVFARHADELAAIARELSLQDLQSLMGLSMNLAQLNADRFAAFGSQDRKPAALAFAGDTYQGLEAASLDADEMAWAQNHLRILSGLYGILRPLDAIEPYRLEMGSRLRTSRGSSLYDYWGHQISEALNEQASATKSQILVNCASQEYFGAVDLSALTSQVITPVFMEYKAGKAKIVSFFAKKARGAMARYIIQNRLTQSDDLRDFNSGGYSYQPDQSDAQKWVFLRDYPA